One region of Eupeodes corollae chromosome 1, idEupCoro1.1, whole genome shotgun sequence genomic DNA includes:
- the LOC129940579 gene encoding uncharacterized protein LOC129940579 → MKLNSFLKFLFVMCSLLKCIAPNEAALKRLYNEKASFMEPYVKRMRSLMNTSVDPCDDFYEYACGNYSHVIENLETSLRRSNLFDIMFQLTDKMDEILLKERDPNSEKYYEELQIAKKFVNTCAKAKLLPIEPSEEYLEVIKNIGGFPAIDPNWDESSFDWFNMTAHLTRYGIVGLVEERISLSYPFKPFYTLPILGFGFDVYQENIATNKSEGYIYNENIMRQLLKVYNVSNNQADKVIEEVFDLWREILVIQAPLIDAKFVHSKCRQLGAINDLRQDFDKWTNLFKIAWNVTEFRISYESYCPCDYFYNKLDQLAKKNAKAFANYLALRFLFSIHPQLESSKFQRSKCVNIVKTALPTIFSHFYMKEHYEKQNEDDINGMILELKATWKDVLTSVDWIDQTERELALLKLENLHSRIGQIVDPISDVYIKQIKLLKPTDNVAVNNLQLTKFKVDMSHFGLLHMNEYKSSTAYSILNAAVEIRVFYLLLENNIVLMGGLFHPPIYHKDFTMPLKYGTLGYIIGHEISHGFEGRGFEINPNRTHHTLSSSKSFKIAIKRSFCFEDDYNNFQGHVLEKKVNGENVLSEIIADSLGLRQAFETYRRIIKHRGNSYSEKEYNLPILKMSQEQLFFLSFAQINCAKLRPQDYWAQFSARHPLAKYRVMGTLRNFDEFSKTFNCPLDSPMNPPEKCRLWKIQTTHNIRTKILPHLNSFARQCRASRLWSKRDFSMKFSYQSIALFFAFFIQTCNLLPCFGAPTLDNEIRHGNDDKVKSFREKYALRMKSYMNASVDPCDDFYEFACGNFPNAIEQIDTLKKRNNLVDIGYVVNDLVDVTLQKHRLPNEKFSSELEKAKQLLDSCVNANLWPLEPKEEFLEVVKAIGGFPAIDPTWNSSEFDWFKMTAHLSRYGADGLVTEKIFLKHPFPPYYELPKFGFDFDAYLENIATKDAPGYVYNEKIMREFLNLYGVSETKADKIIEDIIEFWREALLVEQKKNSYGHCDFLSIIEETGEFSKWDSFFEIAWEVDEFQQSDVSECPCDWYYNKLDAIIAKRPEAAANYMALKFLFKMHPHPQVKTSKFQRTHCLSYVKRAFPLVLSHFYMKDHYDRAAEDGIMEIISEIKLSMQNIVETADWLDEPTRLEALAKIRMLRTRLGEVVDPSTEIYNNEVKKLNLTDNFSLNVLKMAKFNVDLLHYGFLHSEMPESTLPLELLDVLQVNAFYYVLDNSINAMAGILHPPVYHPYLPKSLNYGSLGYILGHEITHGFDNVGSNFDSNLTLRNWWSEKSSKVFEERLNCFAQHYNEYTVPEINRKLNGTNAQDENIADSGGLREALIAYRRVFKNAIKNKVEDFEKNESLPGLDMTPEQTFFLSFAQVYCSKYDLKHYWVEISDDHPLDRYRVMGSLQNFEEFPLVFNCPLGSRMNPNDKCRLW, encoded by the exons atgaagttaaatAGCTTTTTGAAGTTCTTGTTTGTAATGTGTTCCTTACTGAAGTGTATTGCACCTAATGAGGCTGCTCTAAAAAGACTCTACAACGAGAAGGCATCTTTCATGGAGCCTTACGTTAAACGCATGAGATCGTTGATGAACACATCGGTAGACCCGTGTGATGATTTTTACGAATATGCTTGTGGGAACTATTCACACGTAATCGAGAACTTGGAAACATCTTTAAGGCGATCGAACTTATTCGATATTATGTTTCAGCTCACTGATAAAATGGATGAGATTTTACTGAAAGAACGGGACCCCAACAGTGAAAAATATTACGAGGAGCTTCAAATCGCAAAGAAATTCGTCAATACCTGTGCCAAGGCTAAACTCTTACCTATAGAGCCAAGTGAAGAATATTTAGAAGTGATCAAGAACATTGGTGGATTTCCCGCCATCGATCCGAACTGGGATGAGTCTTCCTTCGATTGGTTCAATATGACCGCCCATCTCACTCGATATGGAATCGTTGGACTTGTAGAGGAGAGAATTTCATTGTCTTATCCCTTTAAACCATTTTATACACTTCCCATACTTGGTTTTGGATTTGACGTTTATCAAGAGAATATCGCCACAAATAAGTCCGAAGGATACATTTACAACGAGAATATTATGCGCCAACTTTTGAAGGTCTACAATGTCTCAAACAACCAAGCCGATAAAGTGATAGAAGAAGTATTTGATTTATGGAGGGAAATTCTAGTTATTCAGGCTCCATTGATAGATGCAAAATTTGTTCATAGTAAATGTCGACAACTGGGGGCTATCAATGACCTCAGACAAGACTTCGACAAATGGACCAATTTGTTTAAGATTGCTTGGAATGTAACGGAGTTTCGTATTTCATATGAGTCCTACTGCCCTTGTGACTATTTCTATAACAAACTTGACCAATTagctaaaaaaaatgcaaaagccTTTGCTAATTATTTAGCCTTGAGGTTCCTCTTTTCGATACATCCTCAACTAGAGTCTTCAAAATTTCAGCGAAGTAAATGTGTTAATATTGTCAAAACTGCTCTACCAACGATTTTCTCCCATTTCTACATGAAAGAGCATTATGAAAAGCAGAACGAAGACGATATCAATGGGATGATCTTAGAACTTAAGGCCACTTGGAAAGATGTTTTAACCAGTGTGGATTGGATAGACCAGACTGAACGCGAATTAGCAttgttaaaattggaaaatcttCATTCTCGTATTGGTCAAATAGTTGATCCTATTTCTGACGTTTATATCAAGCAAATAAAATTGCTTAAACCAACAGACAATGTTGCAGTTAATAATCTTCAATTGACTAAATTCAAGGTTGACATGAGTCACTTTGGGCTATTACATATGAATGAATATAAATCTTCAACAGCGTATAGCATTCTTAACGCCGCTGTGGAAATAAGAGTGTTCTACTTGTTACTCGAAAATAACATCGTTTTAATGGGTGGTCTATTTCATCCTCCAATTTATCATAAAGACTTTACAATGCCTCTTAAATATGGAACTCTTGGCTACATCATTGGACACGAGATAAGTCACGGTTTTGAAGGAAGGGGTTTTGAAATCAATCCTAATCGAACTCATCATACTTTGTCGTCAAGCAAATCTTTCAAAATTGCTATAAAGAGATCTTTCTGTTTTGAagacgattacaataactttcaaggacatgttttagaaaaaaaggtcAATGGTGAGAATGTACTGTCTGAAATCATAGCTGATAGTCTTGGATTGCGACAAGCATTTGAAACTTATAGAAGAATTATAAAACACAGAGGAAATTCATATTCGGAAAAAGAATATAAtcttccaattttaaaaatgagccAAGAACAATTATTCTTTCTTTCATTTGCTCAGATTAATTGTGCCAAATTAAGACCACAGGATTATTGGGCTCAATTTAGTGCAAGACATCCACTAGCAAAATATCGAGTAATGGGCACACTAAGAAATTTTGACGAATTTTCAAAGACGTTCAATTGTCCCCTAGACAGTCCGATGAACCCTCCTGAAAAATGTAGATTATGG aaaatacaaacCACACACAATATACGAACTAAAATATTACCGCATTTGAATTCATTTGCAAGACAGTGTAGGGCTAGTCGGTTGTGGTCCAAGCGTGATTTTAGTATGAAATTTTCCTATCAATCAATTGCGTTATTTTTCGCGTTTTTCATTCAAACTTGTAATTTGTTGCCGTGCTTCGGTGCTCCCACACTCGACAATGAGATTCGGCATGGAAACGACGACAAAGTGAAGTCCTTTCGTGAGAAATACGCCCTACGCATGAAATCCTACATGAACGCCTCGGTCGATCCGTGCGATGATTTCTACGAGTTCGCGTGTGGCAACTTTCCAAATGCCATCGAGCAAATCGATACACTGAAAAAGCGCAATAACCTGGTCGATATAGGCTATGTGGTCAACGATTTGGTGGACGTTACCCTTCAAAAACATCGGCTGCCAAATGAAAAGTTCTCGAGTGAGCTGGAAAAGGCAAAACAACTGCTCGACTCATGTGTGAATGCAAACCTATGGCCCCTTGAGCCAAAAGAAGAGTTTCTTGAGGTGGTGAAGGCCATAGGAGGATTTCCAGCCATCGATCCCACTTGGAACTCTTCGGAGTTTGATTGGTTTAAAATGACGGCACATCTTAGTCGATACGGTGCCGATGGATTGGTGacggaaaaaatatttctaaagcaTCCCTTCCCGCCGTATTATGAACTACCGAAGTTCGGTTTCGATTTTGATGCATATCTGGAGAACATTGCGACTAAAGACGCTCCGGGGTACGTGTACAACGAGAAGATAATGAGAGAATTCCTGAATCTTTACGGAGTGTCGGAGACTAAAGCTGATAAAATAATCGAGGATATAATAGAATTTTGGCGGGAAGCTCTGCTTGtcgaacaaaagaaaaacagttaCGGACACTGCGATTTCTTGTCTATAATCGAAGAAACGGGTGAGTTTTCCAAATGGGATTCGTTCTTCGAAATCGCTTGGGAGGTGGACGAATTTCAACAATCCGATGTGAGTGAATGTCCGTGTGACTGGTATTATAACAAGTTGGATGCAATCATTGCAAAACGACCCGAAGCAGCTGCCAATTACatggccttgaaatttctcTTCAAAATGCATCCTCATCCACAAGTGAAGACCTCAAAGTTTCAGCGAACTCACTGCTTGAGCTATGTTAAACGAGCGTTTCCATTGGTTTTGTCCCATTTCTATATGAAGGATCACTACGACAGGGCTGCTGAAGATGGAATCATGGAAATCATATCTGAGATCAAACTTAGCATGCAGAATATTGTGGAAACTGCTGATTGGCTTGACGAGCCAACACGATTAGAAGCATTGGCCAAGATCCGAATGCTGCGGACGAGGTTAGGTGAAGTTGTTGATCCCAGTACAGAAATTTACAACAACGAAGTAAAGAAGCTCAACTTGACGGACAATTTTTCGTTAAATGTCCTCAAAATGGCCAAATTCAATGTCGACCTTCTTCATTATGGCTTTCTGCACTCAGAAATGCCAGAATCTACACTGCCACTGGAACTTCTAGATGTACTCCAAGTGAATGCCTTCTATTACGTCCTTGATAATAGTATCAATGCAATGGCTGGTATCCTACATCCTCCAGTTTATCATCCCTACCTCCCGAAGTCCTTGAACTACGGCAGTCTTGGATATATTCTTGGCCATGAAATAACTCACGGCTTCGACAATGTTGGCTCGAACTTTGATTCTAATTTGACTCTCAGGAATTGGTGGTCAGAAAAGTCGagtaaagtttttgaagaacGTTTGAACTGCTTTGCTCAGCATTACAACGAATACACGGTTCCGGAAATAAATCGCAAGCTCAACGGGACAAATGCCCAGGATGAAAATATCGCTGACAGTGGTGGCTTGAGGGAAGCCCTAATTGCCTATCGCAGAGTCTTCAAAAATGCCATTAAGAACAAAGTGGAAGACTTCGAGAAGAATGAATCATTGCCAGGTCTTGATATGACTCCCGAACAGACGTTCTTCCTAAGTTTTGCTCAAGTCTATTGCTCCAAGTATGATTTGAAGCATTATTGGGTTGAGATATCCGATGATCATCCTCTAGACAGGTATCGAGTCATGGGTTCGTTGCAAAACTTTGAAGAGTTTCCTCTGGTATTCAATTGTCCTTTGGGCAGTCGAATGAACCCAAATGACAAGTGCCGCCTATGGTAG